From Daphnia pulicaria isolate SC F1-1A chromosome 4, SC_F0-13Bv2, whole genome shotgun sequence, one genomic window encodes:
- the LOC124337803 gene encoding nucleolar and coiled-body phosphoprotein 1-like, producing the protein MVLRTVSKFTSKDAQAKVFVADPPRELNESIANIKAYATKLVTDDSKGKIKDAKRQGWKLLEVLFPIEFYELTGATPPLALQTAKPKNKWEIAKAEKLEREALAFLTPEERAKFDEDEAQIRREKEAQNALRHEVRAAKKRKRDAIEEAKLRLLEKEVTEKRLAYERTKRRRVNPEADQGNLVATVEVPFVTPDGDPVLPGDALAKLWSALATGKFVLPGTANDPVTSEIQAVLAKHLSQAETPQPSAATSQAQTLQPVASTSQAPTPKASTSQGRKKATPKRTAANKGKTLASKGVNVEALKTPALLSPISPKLTKGKGAARPKSGTKAPAIDIDKLIAEATTNSVKVILDKSDGSLAGVKQVKALKPGRKSLFNPPSKELVEAAAKASARRKGLRSAAEGEVNLADAAKNLYGEDLEELPSEKEDELLKEPARAPVSAEELQPRPVSRRSGQRIDSGDESDPGLQLTAEDEEEALKAAALSTLPKAAQ; encoded by the exons atggtccttcgaaccg TGTCGAAATTCACGAGCAAAGACGCCCAAGCCAAGGTATTCGTGGCCGACCCACCCAGGGAGCTTAACGAATCTATCGCCAACATCAAGGCGTACGCTACAAAGCTCGTGACCGACGATAGCAAAGGGAAAATCAAGGACGCAAAGAGACAGGGCTGGAAGCTTCTCGAGGTCCTGTTTCCGATTGAGTTCTACGAACTCACAGGGGCAACTCCACCCTTGGCTTTGCAGACGGCAAAGCCTAAAAACAAGTGGGAGATCGCTAAAGCGGAGAAGTTGGAGAGAGAAGCCTTGGCATTCTTGACTCCCGAAGAGCGAGCCAAGTTCGACGAGGACGAAGCTCAAATtcggagggaaaaagaagcgcAGAACGCTCTTCGACACGAGGTTCGCGcggccaaaaagagaaagagggacGCAATTGAAGAGGCAAAGCTTCGCCTGTTAGAGAAGGAAGTGACGGAAAAGCGACTGGCGTACGAGCGCACTAAACGCCGTAGGGTTAACCCAGAAGCTGACCAAGGCAACTTGGTTGCCACGGTCGAGGTCCCGTTTGTCACACCAGACGGAGACCCGGTCCTTCCAGGAGACGCTTTGGCCAAACTGTGGTCGGCTTTGGCCACAGGGAAATTCGTCCTCCCGGGTACGGCAAACGACCCGGTAACCTCTGAGATTCAGGCAGTGCTGGCTAAGCACCTGAGTCAGGCAGAAACTCCACAGCCTTCGGCCGCGACGAGCCAGGCACAAACTCTGCAGCCAGTGGCCTCGACGAGCCAGGCACCGACACCAAAGGCCTCGACGAGCCAGGGTCGGAAGAAAGCGACGCCAAAGCGTACGGCGGCGAATAAGGGTAAGACGCTCGCTTCGAAAGGAGTGAACGTCGAGGCTCTGAAAACCCCGGCACTGCTTAGCCCCATTAGCCCCAAGCTAACGAAAGGCAAGGGGGCGGCCCGGCCGAAGTCCGGGACGAAAGCACCCGCTATAGACATAGACAAGCTAATAGCGGAAGCCACCACGAACTCAGTAAAGGTCATTTTGGACAAGTCTGACGGGTCACTCGCGGGAGTCAAACAGGTGAAAGCCTTAAAACCCGGGAGAAAGTCACTGTTTAACCCTCCGTCAAAGGAGTTGGTGGAGGCAGCAGCGAAAGCATCGGCCCGGCGAAAGGGTCTTCGATCGGCGGCAGAAGGCGAGGTAAATCTAGCTGACGCAGCCAAAAATCTCTACGGGGAGGACTTGGAGGAGTTGCCTAGCGAAAAGGAGGACGAACTCCTAAAGGAACCGGCCCGAGCCCCGGTATCGGCAGAAGAGCTGCAGCCACGCCCGGTCTCGAGACGATCGGGCCAACGGATCGACTCAGGTGACGAATCAGATCCAGGACTACAGCTCACAGCCGAAGACGAGGAGGAGGCGCTCAAGGCGGCAGCTCTCAGCACCCTCCCAAAAGCGGCGCAATAG